The Juglans microcarpa x Juglans regia isolate MS1-56 chromosome 2S, Jm3101_v1.0, whole genome shotgun sequence genome has a window encoding:
- the LOC121253403 gene encoding uncharacterized protein LOC121253403, with protein MSLQLFAIKTLTGTNYKDWYEFLTINLAIMNLDLTMRVDASTQLIEESFTEEEFLYESWEHSNRTCLMIVRYTIDKFIRQSIANTENANGFLEVVGKKFTKFDKVENGTYIKLLTTTTYDGLGRVREHIMKLTHFFNKLKEMKVELQTLFLCGKCLSLYRLNLMDLRPQIMLRRKNGA; from the coding sequence ATGTCTCTACAATTGTTTGCTATCAAGACGCTAACTGGAACCAATTATAAGGATTGGTACGAGTTTCTCACTATCAATTTAGCTATCATGAATTTGGATTTAACTATGAGGGTGGATGCGTCTACTCAACTTATTGAGGAAAGCTTTACTGAGGAGGAATTTTTGTATGAGAGTTGGGAACATTCTAATAGAACCTGCCTTATGATTGTGAGATATACCATTGACAAGTTTATTAGGCAAAGTATAGCCAACACTGAAAATGCAAATGGTTTTTTAGAAGTTGTGGGGAAGAAATTCACTAAGTTTGATAAGGTAGAAAATGGAACCTACATAAAGCTGCTCACTACCACGACTTATGATGGGCTTGGTAGAGTTCGAGAGCACATTATGAAGCTCACtcatttctttaataaattgaaGGAAATGAAAGTTGAGTTGCAGACACTTTTCTTGTGTGGCAAGTGCTTGAGTCTTTATCGTCTCAATTTGATGGACTTAAGACCACAGATAATGCTTAGAAGGAAGAATGGAGCTTGA